In one Oryza glaberrima chromosome 2, OglaRS2, whole genome shotgun sequence genomic region, the following are encoded:
- the LOC127763730 gene encoding UDP-N-acetylglucosamine transporter ROCK1, translating into MGSSATPSTAASAPGRRKVALYLALLTLQYGAQPLISKRFVRQEVIVTTLVLSIEVAKVICAVILLVAEGSLKKQFNNWSITRSLTASGLPAAIYALQNSLLQISYKNLDSLTFSILNQTKLLFTAFFTYLILGQKQSPKQIFALTLLIAAAVLLSIGESSSKGSGGGNSDYILLYGIIPVTVASVLSGLASSLCQWASQVKKHTSYMMTIEMSFIGSMCLLASTSQSPDGEAIRKHGFFHEWTLLTVVPVLMNAVGGILVGLVTTYAGGVRKGFVIVSALLVTALLQFIFDGKPPSLYCLIALPLVMTSIFIYQKYPYVDRKKKD; encoded by the exons ATGGGCTCGTCGGCTActccgtcgacggcggcgagcgcgccgggCCGGCGCAAGGTGGCGCTGTACCTCGCGCTCCTTACCCTGCAGTACGGCGCCCAGCCCCTCATCTCCAAGCGCTTCGTCAG GCAAGAAGTTATAGTGACTACATTGGTTCTTTCAATCGAAGTAGCAAAG GTTATATGTGCAGTCATTTTATTGGTGGCAGAAGGTAGTCTGAAGAAGCAATTCAATAATTGGAGTATCACCAGATCACTTACTGCATCAGGACTTCCCGCTGCTATATATGCATTGCAGAATAGCTTACTGCAGATATCATACAAGAATTTGGATTCATTGACCTTCTCAATCCTTAACCAGACCAAGCTATTATTCACAGCATTCTTCACTTATCTTATTTTGGG GCAAAAGCAATCACCCAAGCAAATTTTTGCATTAACCCTCTTAATCGCTGCTGCGGTCCTTTTGAGCATTGGGGAGAGCAGCAGCAAAGGTTCTGGTGGTGGCAATTCAGACTATATCTTGCTCTATGGAATCATTCCTGTTACAGTTGCATCTGTATTGTCTGGTTTGGCCTCGTCTTTGTGCCAGTGGGCATCTCAG GTTAAAAAGCATACCTCCTACATGATGACTATAGAGATGTCGTTTATTGGGAGCATGTGCTTGCTAGCAAGTACTTCTCAATCACCAGATGGGGAAGCCATCAGAAAGCATGGTTTTTTCCATGAATGGACTTTGTTGACAGTG GTGCCAGTATTAATGAATGCTGTTGGTGGAATTCTTGTTGGTCTGGTCACAACATATGCAGGAGGTGTTAGAAAG GGTTTTGTGATAGTGTCAGCTCTCCTTGTAACTGCACTACTACAATTTATATTTGACGGAAAGCCTCCATCACTCTATTGCCTGATAGCATTACCACTTGTCATGACAAGCATATTTATTTACCAGAAGTATCCATATGTTGATAGAAAGAAGAAAGACTGA
- the LOC127763727 gene encoding cryptochrome-1-like isoform X2 encodes MSASPSSMSGAGAGEAGVRTVVWFRRDLRVEDNPALAAAARAAREVVPVYVWAPEEDGPYYPGRVSRWWLSQSLKHLDASLRRLGASRLVTRRSADAVLALIELVRSIGATHLFFNHLYDPLSLVRDHRVKALLTAEGIAVQSFNADLLYEPWEVVDDDGCPFTMFAPFWDRCLCMPDPAAPLLPPKRIAPGELPARRCPSDELVFEDESERGSNALLARAWSPGWQNADKALAAFLNGPLMDYSVNRKKADSASTSLLSPYLHFGELSVRKVFHQVRMKQLMWSNEGNHAGDESCVLFLRSIGLREYSRYLTFNHPCSLEKPLLAHLRFFPWVVDEVYFKVWRQGRTGYPLVDAGMRELWATGWLHDRIRVVVSSFFVKVLQLPWRWGMKYFWDTLLDADLESDALGWQYISGSLPDGRELDRIDNPQLEGYKFDPHGEYVRRWLPELARLPTEWIHHPWDAPESVLQAAGIELGSNYPLPIVELDAAKTRLQDALSEMWELEAASRAAMENGMEEGLGDSSDVPPIAFPPELQMEVDRAPAQPTVHGPTTAGRRREDQMVPSMTSSLVRAETELSADFDNSMDSRPEVPSQVLFQPRMEREETVDGGGGGGMVGRSNGGGHQGQHQQQQHNFQTTIHRARGVAPSTSEASSNWTGREGGVVPVWSPPAASGPSDHYAADEADITSRSYLDRHPQSHTLMNWSQLSQSL; translated from the exons ATGtcagcgtcgccgtcgtcgatgagcggcgccggcgccggcgaggcgggggTGCGGACGGTGGTGTGGTTCAGGCGGGACCTGCGCGTGGAGGACAacccggcgctggcggcggcggcgcgggcggcccGGGAGGTGGTGCCGGTGTACGTGtgggcgccggaggaggacggGCCGTACTACCCGGGGCGGGTGTCCCGGTGGTGGCTCAGCCAGAGCCTCAAGCACCTGGACGCCTCGCTCCGGCGGCTCGGCGCCAGCAGGCTCGTCACCCGCCgctccgccgacgccgtcctcgCGCTCATCGAGCTCGTCCGCAGCATCGGCGCCACGCATCTCTTCTTCAACCACCTCTACG ACCCGCTGTCGCTGGTGAGGGACCACCGGGTGAAGGCGCTGCTGACGGCCGAGGGCATCGCCGTGCAGTCGTTCAACGCCGACCTGCTGTACGAGCCATGGGAggtggtcgacgacgacggctgcccGTTCACCATGTTCGCGCCGTTCTGGGACAGGTGCCTGTGCATGCCcgacccggcggcgccgctgctgccgcccaaGAGGATCGCGCCCGGCGAGCTGCCGGCGAGGAGGTGCCCCTCCGACGAGCTGGTGTTCGAGGACGAGTCCGAGCGGGGGAGCAACGCGCTGCTGGCGAGGGCGTGGTCGCCCGGGTGGCAGAACGCCGACAAGGCGCTGGCCGCGTTCCTCAACGGGCCACTCATGGACTACTCGGTGAACCGGAAGAAGGCCGACAGCGCCAGCACGTCGCTGCTGTCGCCGTACCTGCACTTCGGCGAGCTCAGCGTACGCAAGGTGTTCCACCAGGTGAGGATGAAGCAGCTCATGTGGAGCAACGAGGGGaaccacgccggcgacgagagctGCGTCCTCTTCCTCCGGTCCATCGGCCTCAGGGAGTACTCGAGGTACCTCACGTTCAACCACCCGTGCAGCCTGGAGAAGCCACTCCTGGCGCACCTCAGGTTCTTCCCCTGGGTGGTCGACGAGGTGTACTTCAAGGTGTGGAGGCAGGGGAGGACAGGGTACCCTCTCGTCGACGCCGGGATGCGCGAGCTCTGGGCCACCGGCTGGCTGCACGACCGGATACGCGTCGTCGTCTCCAGCTTCTTCGTCAAGGTGCTCCAGCTTCCATGGCGCTGGGGGATGAAGTACTTCTGGGACACCCTGCTCGACGCCGACCTTGAGAGCGACGCGCTCGGCTGGCAGTACATCTCCGGCTCTCTCCCCGATGGCCGTGAGCTCGACCGCATCGACAACCCTCAG CTTGAAGGATACAAGTTTGATCCGCACGGGGAGTATGTCCGGCGATGGCTGCCGGAGCTGGCAAGGCTGCCGACGGAGTGGATACACCACCCATGGGACGCACCGGAGTCGGTGCTCCAGGCTGCAGGGATTGAGCTAGGCTCCAACTATCCTCTCCCCATCGTGGAGCTGGACGCGGCGAAGACCAGGCTGCAGGATGCACTGTCAGAGATGTGGGAGCTCGAGGCCGCGTCACGCGCAGCGATGGAGAACGGAATGGAGGAGGGCCTCGGCGACTCCTCCGACGTGCCGCCGATCGCCTTCCCACCGGAGCTGCAGATGGAAGTTGACCGAGCACCGGCCCAGCCTACTGTTCACGGACCGACAACggctggccggcgacgagaggatCAGATGGTTCCCAGCATGACCTCCTCGCTGGTCAGAGCTGAAACAGAACTTTCAGCGGATTTTGACAACAGCATGGACAGTAGGCCGGAGGTGCCGTCGCAGGTGCTCTTCCAGCCTCGGATGGAAAGGGAAGAAAcagtggacggcggcggtggcggcggaatgGTCGGCaggagcaacggcggcggccaccaagGCCAACACCAGCAGCAACAGCACAACTTTCAGACTACAATTCACCGGGCACGGGGCGTTGCGCCGTCTACGTCAGAGGCATCAAGCAACTGGACTGGGAGAGAAGGCGGCGTGGTGCCCGTCTGGTCGCCTCCGGCAGCGTCAGGCCCCTCAGATCACTACGCTGCCGATGAAGCTGACATTACCAGTAGAAGTTATTTGGACAGGCATCCACAGTCGCATACGTTGATGAACTGGAGTCAGCTCTCGCAGTCATTGTGA
- the LOC127763727 gene encoding cryptochrome-1-like isoform X1, protein MSASPSSMSGAGAGEAGVRTVVWFRRDLRVEDNPALAAAARAAREVVPVYVWAPEEDGPYYPGRVSRWWLSQSLKHLDASLRRLGASRLVTRRSADAVLALIELVRSIGATHLFFNHLYDPLSLVRDHRVKALLTAEGIAVQSFNADLLYEPWEVVDDDGCPFTMFAPFWDRCLCMPDPAAPLLPPKRIAPGELPARRCPSDELVFEDESERGSNALLARAWSPGWQNADKALAAFLNGPLMDYSVNRKKADSASTSLLSPYLHFGELSVRKVFHQVRMKQLMWSNEGNHAGDESCVLFLRSIGLREYSRYLTFNHPCSLEKPLLAHLRFFPWVVDEVYFKVWRQGRTGYPLVDAGMRELWATGWLHDRIRVVVSSFFVKVLQLPWRWGMKYFWDTLLDADLESDALGWQYISGSLPDGRELDRIDNPQLEGYKFDPHGEYVRRWLPELARLPTEWIHHPWDAPESVLQAAGIELGSNYPLPIVELDAAKTRLQDALSEMWELEAASRAAMENGMEEGLGDSSDVPPIAFPPELQMEVDRAPAQPTVHGPTTAGRRREDQMVPSMTSSLVRAETELSADFDNSMDSRPEVPSQVLFQPRMEREETVDGGGGGGMVGRSNGGGHQGQHQQQQHNFQTTIHRARGVAPSTSEASSNWTGREGGVVPVWSPPAASGPSDHYAADEADITSRSYLDRHPQSHTLMNWSQLSQSLTTGWEVEN, encoded by the exons ATGtcagcgtcgccgtcgtcgatgagcggcgccggcgccggcgaggcgggggTGCGGACGGTGGTGTGGTTCAGGCGGGACCTGCGCGTGGAGGACAacccggcgctggcggcggcggcgcgggcggcccGGGAGGTGGTGCCGGTGTACGTGtgggcgccggaggaggacggGCCGTACTACCCGGGGCGGGTGTCCCGGTGGTGGCTCAGCCAGAGCCTCAAGCACCTGGACGCCTCGCTCCGGCGGCTCGGCGCCAGCAGGCTCGTCACCCGCCgctccgccgacgccgtcctcgCGCTCATCGAGCTCGTCCGCAGCATCGGCGCCACGCATCTCTTCTTCAACCACCTCTACG ACCCGCTGTCGCTGGTGAGGGACCACCGGGTGAAGGCGCTGCTGACGGCCGAGGGCATCGCCGTGCAGTCGTTCAACGCCGACCTGCTGTACGAGCCATGGGAggtggtcgacgacgacggctgcccGTTCACCATGTTCGCGCCGTTCTGGGACAGGTGCCTGTGCATGCCcgacccggcggcgccgctgctgccgcccaaGAGGATCGCGCCCGGCGAGCTGCCGGCGAGGAGGTGCCCCTCCGACGAGCTGGTGTTCGAGGACGAGTCCGAGCGGGGGAGCAACGCGCTGCTGGCGAGGGCGTGGTCGCCCGGGTGGCAGAACGCCGACAAGGCGCTGGCCGCGTTCCTCAACGGGCCACTCATGGACTACTCGGTGAACCGGAAGAAGGCCGACAGCGCCAGCACGTCGCTGCTGTCGCCGTACCTGCACTTCGGCGAGCTCAGCGTACGCAAGGTGTTCCACCAGGTGAGGATGAAGCAGCTCATGTGGAGCAACGAGGGGaaccacgccggcgacgagagctGCGTCCTCTTCCTCCGGTCCATCGGCCTCAGGGAGTACTCGAGGTACCTCACGTTCAACCACCCGTGCAGCCTGGAGAAGCCACTCCTGGCGCACCTCAGGTTCTTCCCCTGGGTGGTCGACGAGGTGTACTTCAAGGTGTGGAGGCAGGGGAGGACAGGGTACCCTCTCGTCGACGCCGGGATGCGCGAGCTCTGGGCCACCGGCTGGCTGCACGACCGGATACGCGTCGTCGTCTCCAGCTTCTTCGTCAAGGTGCTCCAGCTTCCATGGCGCTGGGGGATGAAGTACTTCTGGGACACCCTGCTCGACGCCGACCTTGAGAGCGACGCGCTCGGCTGGCAGTACATCTCCGGCTCTCTCCCCGATGGCCGTGAGCTCGACCGCATCGACAACCCTCAG CTTGAAGGATACAAGTTTGATCCGCACGGGGAGTATGTCCGGCGATGGCTGCCGGAGCTGGCAAGGCTGCCGACGGAGTGGATACACCACCCATGGGACGCACCGGAGTCGGTGCTCCAGGCTGCAGGGATTGAGCTAGGCTCCAACTATCCTCTCCCCATCGTGGAGCTGGACGCGGCGAAGACCAGGCTGCAGGATGCACTGTCAGAGATGTGGGAGCTCGAGGCCGCGTCACGCGCAGCGATGGAGAACGGAATGGAGGAGGGCCTCGGCGACTCCTCCGACGTGCCGCCGATCGCCTTCCCACCGGAGCTGCAGATGGAAGTTGACCGAGCACCGGCCCAGCCTACTGTTCACGGACCGACAACggctggccggcgacgagaggatCAGATGGTTCCCAGCATGACCTCCTCGCTGGTCAGAGCTGAAACAGAACTTTCAGCGGATTTTGACAACAGCATGGACAGTAGGCCGGAGGTGCCGTCGCAGGTGCTCTTCCAGCCTCGGATGGAAAGGGAAGAAAcagtggacggcggcggtggcggcggaatgGTCGGCaggagcaacggcggcggccaccaagGCCAACACCAGCAGCAACAGCACAACTTTCAGACTACAATTCACCGGGCACGGGGCGTTGCGCCGTCTACGTCAGAGGCATCAAGCAACTGGACTGGGAGAGAAGGCGGCGTGGTGCCCGTCTGGTCGCCTCCGGCAGCGTCAGGCCCCTCAGATCACTACGCTGCCGATGAAGCTGACATTACCAGTAGAAGTTATTTGGACAGGCATCCACAGTCGCATACGTTGATGAACTGGAGTCAGCTCTCGCAGTCATT GACAACAGGCTGGGAAGTGGAAAATTAA